Below is a window of Camelina sativa cultivar DH55 chromosome 11, Cs, whole genome shotgun sequence DNA.
tactctgtagtttaattatttaattttattatatgttagtaacaattaGATTCTAAACTAAgttttctgaagataatctaatttattgatttaatatttgtgattaggctatttaattattttgagttattcggtttgttaatattttctgtAAATGacggattattaccaaaaaaccattatgaaaagttaatgaaattccaaaatcaacgtattcATGTAAGTatacatttcacccgtgaaatatgtgaacgtggtaaagaaattatttataaaatgttacaatttatggcaatatatatttttgtgtgctttaaaaatcaaatttatatttatggctaatcgagtaactataataattttgcataatctaataatcactcattttaaatatattatgattttttttaggtattaagtttatttataatgataaaggttattgtctcattcctttttaatagcacatagattatgtacaattagaacgtatattcctattcggttatcaatatttccatttttttaatgaataatcacactaaatgttgagattaattagtttacatacttagatatatataaataatcacacatcatgatatcccctaatttgttgtcatttttatatttatttatgaatatatataaatctatatttattgggaattaagttttttcaatgagttggagataattcaggggtaatatatttttttttataatcaattataataactattgaaagcttgttttttaaattattatggtaataatactaacataaaaaataacattttgttttatatgattttgttaataagttatatgttctttatttttattaactttatttaatgaaatgtttttatagcctttgtagaatattttacttatattgattttaagaaatcaacataaaataaaaatcaatataactttGATTTGTATATGTAtctaagtaaattttagtgaaattttgccttaaaatagtatgtaattatcTGATTAGTTtgaatatgtgatatttaaatttgtgtgaaaaataatacacatatctaattattattcggttaattattattttttaaaaatataatggcaagttaatgtaattaagtaagaaatttaagggtattttgctaaaaagtACATGAAGCTCTCTAGTGACAatacatcagctttttcaacaTTAtacttctctattaatatatacgGACGTAACATCTTCAATAAAAAGTGAAGCTTTAATTTTTTGCACTAAAGGATGTTTAAAAAACGTCATGTCATAAAATCGTCTAATCATCAGTAACACGTAAACTTATAATCTCTTCGGATCGGAAATCatcaaaaattgtaaatttaacTTCTTATGTCACTgtgattttgaaaaagaactcTATATTGTTCTTTATATCACTCTTCATAAgcattaaaatgaaataaaacgatactctttttttttttatcacttctactctacacacaaaaaaaacaaagtagcATCGACACTCGCAGTGACATCAAAGGGGTAAACATAACAATTATAACACtattgttttcattattttctactAACTTATGAGACTGTGGGAGTGGGACATGTCGTTTTTAAGACTATTCCGATTTCCGACATAGATCAGTTAATTGTTGAACTGTTTATTAATGGTTTGGGACacctcaaaataaaaatgaatgcACGTGAGTTAcgagtttcaactttcaactaaTCCATTTACTTACTACTAACTTACACAGTAACACATTATTGTTGCTGTGAACTACAAAAGCCCAACATTATTTCATTTTGATGCTGGGCTTAAACAATAATTATGATCCACGCAtcgattaaaataaaaaatgataccATAGTTGAACTCATTTCgatttaaatttctttaaatttatttggcTTTGGTTTTGATATTCTAATCTACATTAAGAAGATAAGAATTGGGGCAGTAGCAACTTTAGATTGGATGGGATCGAAAAATATATCACTACAGTAGATACAAATGTTTTCCAATACTAGCCAAAGTTGATtgatgttaaacaaaaaattaaactacCTAGTGCCTAGAGCAATGTAAAAATGTCTTTAATCCAAGCTTAAAAAGTGTTGACCAAAAAACCTTTAAacaattgtataattttgtaacGTCTATAAAATCAATCATGTGATTAGTTCAAAAAGGTTACCCCAAAAAAGTCGATCTTACATTTATATACTTGTTAGGTAATTTATGGACACACATCATTTAATTAACATTATTACTATTttcaaagtgttagtaaaaCAGTGTGTTAAAAAACTCGTAGGGCTGAGCTGTGCAAAAGacatcgtctctctctctctcacttaaTAATTCATTTCCCTCTTCACtatctcttctccttcactGCAAACTTTCTCCACAAATGTcatgaagcaatgaagacgaagatgatgatgaagacgacgacgaccaTGTCTCAGATCTATGTTCTtcttttcaccttcttcttctcgacgagcctctctcactctcttccaCTCACTTTCAATGACAACCTCTCCGACAACGAAGTCCGGCTAATCACAAAACGTCAGCTTCTCTACTACCGCGACGAGTTCGGCGACCGGGGCGAGAATGTCGTCGTCGATCCGACTCTTGTCTTCGAGAATCCACGCCTCCGTAACGCTTACGTAGCTCTCCAAGCTTGGAAACAAGCTATTCTCTCTGATCCCAACAACTTCACCACCAACTGGATCGGCTCTAACGTTTGCAGTTACACCGGAGTTTTCTGCGCTCCAGCGTTAGATAACCGCCGGATCCGTACCGTCGCCGGGATAGATCTCAACCACGCTGACATTGCTGGCTACTTGCCTCAAGAACTCGGTTTGTTAACGGATCTCGCTTTGTTTCATGTTAATTCAAACCGGTTTTGTGGAACCGTACCGCATCGGTTTAATCGGCTTAAGCTTTTGTTCGAGCTTGATCTCAGTAATAACCGGTTCGCCGGGATATTCCCTGCCGTTGTGCTCCAGTTACCGTCGTTGAAGTTTCTGGATCTGAGGTTCAACGAGTTCGAAGGACCTGTACCGAGAGAGCTCTTCAGCAAAGATCTAGATGCGATTTTTATTAACCATAACCGGTTCCGGTTCGAGTTACCGGATAATTTGGGAGATTCTCCGGTTTCAGTCATCGTCGTGGCGAACAATCACTTCCACGGTTGTATTCCGACGAGTTTGGGTGATATGAGGAACCTTGAAGAGATCATCTTCATGAACAATGGGTTTAACTCTTGTTTGCCGTCACAGATCGGGCGGTTGAAAAATGTAACGGtatttgatttcagttttaacGAACTTGTTGGGCCGTTACCAGGGAGTGTTGGCGGGATGGTCTCGTTGGAGCAGTTGAATGTGGCGCATAACAGATTCTCCGGTAAGATTCCGGCGAGTGTTTGTCAGTTGCCGAGGCTGGAGAACTTTACTTTCAGTTATAATTTCTTCACCGGAGAACCGCCGGTATGTCTGGGGTTGCCTGGGTTTGATGATCGGCGTAATTGTTTGCCGGCGAGACCTGCGCAGAGATCTCCGGGACAATGTGcggctttctcttctcttccgcCGGTTGATTGTGGATCGTTCGGATGTGGTCGTTCTTCTCGGCCTCCGGTTGTTGTCCCGTCACCGCCGACGACACCTTCACCTGGTTCCCCTCCGGTTGTTGTCCCGTCACCGCCGACAACACCTTCACCTCCATCAACTCCTGGTTCGCCTCCGTCAACGCCTGGTTCCCCTCCATCAACGCCCGGTTCCCCTCCG
It encodes the following:
- the LOC104723192 gene encoding leucine-rich repeat extensin-like protein 5; this translates as MKTKMMMKTTTTMSQIYVLLFTFFFSTSLSHSLPLTFNDNLSDNEVRLITKRQLLYYRDEFGDRGENVVVDPTLVFENPRLRNAYVALQAWKQAILSDPNNFTTNWIGSNVCSYTGVFCAPALDNRRIRTVAGIDLNHADIAGYLPQELGLLTDLALFHVNSNRFCGTVPHRFNRLKLLFELDLSNNRFAGIFPAVVLQLPSLKFLDLRFNEFEGPVPRELFSKDLDAIFINHNRFRFELPDNLGDSPVSVIVVANNHFHGCIPTSLGDMRNLEEIIFMNNGFNSCLPSQIGRLKNVTVFDFSFNELVGPLPGSVGGMVSLEQLNVAHNRFSGKIPASVCQLPRLENFTFSYNFFTGEPPVCLGLPGFDDRRNCLPARPAQRSPGQCAAFSSLPPVDCGSFGCGRSSRPPVVVPSPPTTPSPGSPPVVVPSPPTTPSPGSPPITVPSPPLTPGSPPSTPGSPPSTPGTPPPSTPGSPPSTPGTPPPSTPGSPPSTPGTPPPSTPGSPPSTPGTPPPSTPGSPPSTPGTPPPSTPGSPPSTPGTPPPSTPGSPPSTPGTPPPSTPGSPPSPSISPSPPSPSSPPYTGPSPPSTPGYPSPPMIPSPPSIVPYPPSTPPSTPSPLPPSYSPTPPPPPSTGYSPPSPPPPPPPTYIPFPSPPPPPPPTYNPPQPTPSQPPQAPVYYIPPPPPPPHSQLSPPSPAPYYYSSPPPPPHYSLPPPPHAPCIEYTPPPPPAVHYNPPPPPPEHYSPPPSPPVYYYNSPPPPPTVHYSPPPPPVIHHSPPPPSPAYEGPLPPIPGISYASPPPPPFY